From a single Bryobacter aggregatus MPL3 genomic region:
- a CDS encoding OmpA family protein yields the protein MNSLFRTTSIAALALAPFITGCATKKYVKTTVTPINQKVGELDATTQAQAKSIEEAERGIARADERAQGAEGKADAAQKDATLARKEAADGRALAEQGLTRADQLGKDMNAMNSTMNTRFENMQNFKLANTDQVLFRINQSELDKDGMASIDNSIGKVTEKKNYVVEIQGFTDSTGNKAANIELSKKRADAVVRYLTTKHNIPLHRIFVAGYGAENGVADNKTRDGRKQNRRVEMKVFVSADQAGTQTTASAN from the coding sequence ATGAACTCTCTCTTCCGTACGACGTCAATTGCCGCTCTCGCGCTGGCGCCTTTCATCACCGGCTGCGCCACCAAGAAATACGTCAAGACGACTGTCACCCCCATCAACCAGAAAGTTGGCGAACTCGACGCCACCACCCAGGCTCAGGCGAAGTCGATTGAAGAAGCAGAGCGAGGGATCGCTCGGGCTGACGAACGCGCTCAGGGCGCCGAAGGCAAGGCCGATGCAGCTCAAAAGGACGCCACTCTGGCTCGCAAAGAAGCTGCCGATGGCCGTGCTCTTGCAGAGCAAGGGCTGACACGGGCCGATCAGTTAGGCAAGGACATGAACGCGATGAATTCCACCATGAACACGCGCTTCGAGAACATGCAGAACTTTAAGCTCGCCAACACCGATCAGGTGCTCTTCCGGATCAACCAGTCCGAACTGGATAAGGATGGAATGGCGTCGATCGACAACTCCATCGGCAAGGTCACGGAAAAGAAGAACTACGTGGTCGAAATCCAGGGCTTTACCGATAGCACCGGGAATAAGGCTGCCAATATCGAACTCAGCAAGAAGCGCGCTGACGCCGTGGTCCGTTACTTGACCACCAAGCACAACATTCCGCTGCACCGGATCTTTGTGGCCGGCTACGGAGCTGAAAATGGCGTTGCCGACAACAAGACACGCGATGGCCGCAAGCAGAATCGCCGCGTCGAGATGAAGGTCTTCGTTTCTGCCGATCAGGCCGGCACGCAGACGACGGCTTCCGCGAACTAG
- a CDS encoding MutS-related protein, with translation MTVLELREFYTERQQHLRARLAAAGRSRTLSGLVLIAAAVAIGGITILSLREGRSPFWAIAPLPVAIGALHLRTRSTAREDRDSRLADFYARGSARLAGTWHGTGPSGAGFEDPCHPYASDLNILGASSLFQLLCTTRTAIGQRGLAAYLLSPPSLAESVARREAVCELAPQTQLREQIAVLGNFAFSESTWESFAQWLDSEVMEHRNRIRIAAWALLAVLLVFLVLGIALLLPWSVVLPSLCAVLLLRGAIGLFCRSQVQEKLAVLRSVAAEISVLREGLGLLALQSFQSAKLQALQQQVTHSVASLGRLERLLRMLYERDKDWFYGPSLFLLFATQLCLEIEVWRDEHRAELRVWLDAWAEFEALHALANYAFENPDHAAADLVPEEELCFEASAIGHPLLARDVCVRNDVQLNRGTRFHLVSGSNMSGKSTLLRAIGLNLVLARSGAPVCARTLRMSALSVATSLSASDSLAEGRSRFRAEIEKLSQILAATTQRPPVLFLIDEIFAGTNSKDRRIAAEAVVRTLIERGAIGALSTHDLALTELADAPELHGANLHMGSAGNGDPMEFDYILKSGITNESNALEIARLAGVPV, from the coding sequence ATGACGGTTTTAGAACTGCGAGAGTTTTACACGGAGCGGCAACAGCATCTCCGAGCCAGACTTGCCGCCGCAGGGAGAAGCCGCACTCTATCTGGTCTTGTCTTGATTGCCGCGGCCGTTGCGATTGGCGGGATTACGATCCTGTCCCTGCGCGAGGGCAGATCTCCCTTCTGGGCCATCGCTCCGCTTCCAGTGGCCATTGGCGCACTGCATTTACGGACCCGCTCGACAGCTCGCGAAGATCGCGATTCCCGCCTGGCGGATTTCTACGCTCGAGGCTCTGCGAGACTGGCCGGCACTTGGCATGGGACCGGGCCCAGCGGGGCTGGCTTTGAAGATCCTTGCCATCCCTATGCGAGTGATCTGAACATTCTGGGCGCTTCCTCTCTCTTTCAATTGCTCTGTACCACGCGCACCGCGATTGGCCAGCGTGGCCTTGCCGCCTACTTGCTTTCTCCTCCATCCCTGGCTGAGTCCGTGGCACGGCGCGAAGCGGTCTGCGAGTTGGCGCCGCAAACGCAGCTGCGCGAACAAATCGCCGTACTCGGCAACTTTGCGTTTTCAGAATCGACCTGGGAAAGTTTTGCACAGTGGCTCGATTCGGAAGTGATGGAGCATCGGAACAGAATCCGGATCGCGGCCTGGGCCTTGCTCGCTGTGCTGCTGGTGTTTCTTGTCTTGGGGATCGCATTACTCCTTCCCTGGTCGGTGGTCTTGCCGTCGCTCTGCGCCGTATTGCTGCTGCGCGGCGCGATTGGGCTCTTCTGCCGCAGCCAGGTGCAGGAGAAGCTTGCCGTACTCCGCTCGGTCGCTGCAGAAATCTCTGTCTTGCGGGAAGGACTCGGGCTCCTGGCGTTGCAATCCTTTCAGTCGGCAAAATTGCAAGCGCTGCAGCAGCAGGTGACGCATAGCGTTGCATCGCTCGGGCGTCTGGAGCGTCTGCTCCGGATGTTGTATGAGCGTGATAAAGATTGGTTTTATGGTCCTTCTCTCTTCCTGCTCTTTGCCACGCAGCTTTGCCTGGAGATTGAAGTTTGGCGAGATGAGCATCGGGCAGAACTACGAGTGTGGTTGGATGCCTGGGCAGAGTTTGAGGCATTGCACGCACTGGCGAATTATGCCTTTGAGAACCCGGATCACGCTGCGGCCGATCTGGTCCCGGAGGAGGAACTGTGTTTTGAAGCGAGCGCAATCGGGCACCCACTGCTGGCGCGCGATGTTTGCGTTCGCAACGACGTGCAACTCAATCGAGGCACGCGCTTTCACCTGGTGAGCGGTTCGAACATGTCTGGCAAAAGCACGCTGCTGCGTGCCATTGGGTTGAACCTCGTCCTGGCCCGCAGTGGTGCTCCGGTGTGCGCCCGCACATTGCGGATGTCCGCGTTGTCGGTTGCGACTTCGCTCTCTGCCTCGGATTCGCTTGCCGAAGGACGTTCCCGCTTCCGGGCCGAGATCGAAAAGCTCAGTCAAATTCTGGCCGCGACGACACAGCGCCCACCCGTCCTCTTTCTCATTGACGAGATCTTTGCCGGCACCAACTCAAAGGACCGCCGCATCGCTGCCGAAGCCGTGGTCCGGACTCTCATCGAGCGGGGGGCGATCGGCGCGCTCTCCACCCACGATCTTGCCTTGACCGAGCTGGCCGATGCCCCGGAACTCCATGGCGCCAACCTCCACATGGGCTCGGCTGGCAATGGCGATCCGATGGAGTTTGACTACATTCTGAAGTCAGGTATCACGAATGAGTCGAATGCTCTCGAAATTGCCAGGCTTGCCGGCGTTCCGGTGTGA
- a CDS encoding VOC family protein, with protein MRIIGLVLALGLACSAAELKRPKITGVAHIALYVSDMEKAREYYHGLLGFSEPYSLQNPDGSLSMTFFKVNDRQYIELFPEKKANTDRLNHISVETDDIEGMRNYLASKGVAVPEKVGIGRIKNKNFNVKDPDGNTIEFVQYEPDGWSMREKGKLQARGVSSHIMHVGVIVTALEPSMRFYRDLLGFQEFWRGSKDEKVLSWVNLRVPDGEDYIELMLYAQKPEETKRGSAHHLCLAVPDIKQALAVLETLPARKNYTRPLEIRTGINRRRQLNLFDPDGTRAELMETKTVDGHDPLWSKALAP; from the coding sequence ATGCGAATCATTGGACTCGTGCTGGCCTTGGGCCTGGCTTGCAGCGCTGCAGAACTGAAACGGCCCAAGATCACGGGGGTGGCGCATATCGCGCTCTATGTCTCCGATATGGAAAAGGCACGCGAGTATTACCATGGCCTACTCGGGTTTTCCGAGCCTTATTCCTTACAGAATCCCGACGGGAGCTTGTCGATGACTTTCTTCAAGGTCAATGACAGACAGTACATTGAGCTCTTCCCAGAAAAGAAAGCCAATACGGACCGGCTGAATCATATCTCGGTTGAGACCGATGACATTGAGGGGATGCGGAACTACCTCGCGTCGAAAGGGGTAGCGGTACCAGAGAAGGTGGGCATCGGAAGAATCAAGAATAAGAACTTCAACGTGAAGGATCCGGATGGAAACACGATCGAGTTTGTACAATACGAACCCGATGGTTGGAGTATGCGCGAGAAGGGCAAGCTGCAAGCCAGGGGCGTTTCATCACATATCATGCACGTTGGCGTGATTGTGACGGCGCTTGAGCCCTCGATGCGTTTCTACCGGGACCTCCTCGGCTTCCAGGAATTCTGGCGAGGGAGTAAAGACGAGAAGGTCTTGAGCTGGGTGAACCTCAGAGTGCCAGACGGCGAGGACTATATCGAGCTCATGCTTTATGCCCAGAAGCCGGAAGAGACCAAGCGCGGCAGCGCACATCACCTCTGCCTTGCCGTTCCGGATATCAAACAGGCGCTGGCGGTCCTTGAAACTTTACCTGCACGGAAGAATTACACCCGGCCGCTCGAGATCAGAACTGGAATCAATCGCCGGCGGCAGCTAAATCTCTTTGATCCCGACGGGACAAGAGCAGAACTGATGGAGACCAAAACCGTAGACGGACATGACCCTCTGTGGTCAAAAGCGCTGGCTCCTTAA
- a CDS encoding sigma-70 family RNA polymerase sigma factor produces MNAVVIDSTSPNPLTDSCVPLTEQEFADAYTKNFRRTVRFLASGGAGLDAAEEIAQAAWARGWESRAQLRHAEALNVWINSIAKNLLHSYYRRMHSSSELAESMLVGAPTPPSTMDIERLVSNCTDSERNLLNLYYVEGYTSKELSVTFGLSAVGVRVRLTRLKQNLAAKASQRAGADFVSTQRAA; encoded by the coding sequence ATGAACGCTGTTGTGATTGATTCCACCTCCCCCAATCCACTTACTGATTCGTGCGTGCCGCTCACTGAGCAGGAGTTTGCGGACGCTTATACAAAAAATTTCCGGCGCACCGTACGTTTTCTCGCCTCCGGTGGAGCGGGGCTCGATGCGGCCGAAGAGATCGCTCAAGCGGCCTGGGCCCGCGGCTGGGAGTCACGAGCCCAACTCCGGCACGCAGAAGCATTGAATGTTTGGATTAACTCAATCGCGAAGAATTTGCTGCATTCGTACTATCGCCGCATGCACAGCTCCTCTGAACTTGCTGAGTCCATGTTAGTTGGCGCTCCAACGCCTCCTAGTACCATGGACATCGAACGGCTGGTCAGTAACTGCACCGACAGTGAACGAAACCTTCTCAACCTGTATTACGTGGAAGGGTACACAAGCAAAGAGTTATCGGTCACATTTGGTTTATCGGCAGTCGGCGTTCGCGTTCGTCTGACTCGTTTGAAGCAGAATCTTGCCGCGAAAGCCAGCCAAAGAGCTGGCGCAGATTTTGTTTCCACGCAAAGAGCTGCGTAA
- the ppk1 gene encoding polyphosphate kinase 1, with protein sequence MAHPKRKAVEAVQVPSLDDPSLFINRELSLLGFQRRVLEEANDPSNPLLDRVKFLSILGSNLDEFFMVRVAGLKQQVEAGLEDPGPDGLSAAAQLDSIRPAVAQLMVDARRCFREELIPALAAEGIQLVSLHQLDALTRERLHEYFLEKVYPVLTPLAFDPGRPFPHISNLSLNLAILIRGADGQEHFARLKVPDTLPQLIPIEAYGKLRRVKPKEQRFIWLDHLIVSHLGELFPGMEIIEAHPFHVTRDADIAIQELEADDLLETIEESVRARRFGDVVRVKVNQGMPDQLLEILVSNLEADWKDVYRVEDPISMVRLKHLLQIDRRDLRERSFIPRIPASLDPKLNEDSDIFSVIRRGDLLLHHPFDSFDPVVEFLRKAARDPAVLAIKMTLYRVGPNSPVVDCLLEANENGKQVAVLVELKARFDEESNIEWARRLEAEGVHVVYGLLGLKIHSKVALVVRKEGDKIRRYTHFGTGNYNVVTAGLYTDLSLMTASEELGADATDLFNHLTGYSAKKHYRKLLVAPVDLLERMKSLIHREIEHQRAGRGGHIIFKMNSLAHQEIIALLYEASQAGVKIELIIRGACSLRPGVPGVSENISVRSIVGRFLEHSRIYWFRNGGEADCYLGSADMMPRNLHRRVEILVPITDRKLGKQIREDILELYLRDEAKVRIMQRDGSYLRSPKRNDPAAVNSQARFLAR encoded by the coding sequence ATGGCTCATCCGAAACGTAAGGCTGTAGAGGCTGTTCAGGTGCCGTCTCTCGACGACCCCAGCCTGTTTATCAATCGTGAACTCAGTCTCCTCGGCTTCCAGCGCCGTGTCCTGGAGGAAGCAAACGACCCCTCGAATCCGTTGCTGGATCGGGTCAAGTTTCTGTCCATTCTGGGCTCCAATCTGGACGAGTTTTTCATGGTTCGTGTCGCGGGCCTGAAGCAGCAAGTGGAAGCGGGGCTCGAAGACCCCGGGCCCGACGGGCTTTCTGCTGCGGCACAGCTTGATTCCATTCGGCCTGCGGTGGCCCAGTTGATGGTGGATGCCCGGCGTTGCTTCCGGGAAGAACTGATTCCTGCACTTGCTGCCGAAGGCATTCAACTGGTTTCTCTGCATCAACTCGATGCTCTGACCCGCGAGCGCCTTCACGAGTATTTCCTCGAAAAGGTTTATCCCGTGCTGACGCCTCTGGCTTTTGACCCCGGCCGTCCCTTTCCGCATATCTCGAACTTAAGTCTCAATCTGGCGATTTTGATTCGGGGCGCCGACGGGCAGGAGCATTTCGCACGTCTCAAGGTGCCTGATACGCTGCCGCAGCTGATTCCGATTGAAGCCTACGGGAAGCTGCGTCGCGTCAAGCCGAAGGAGCAACGGTTCATTTGGCTGGACCACCTGATTGTGTCCCACCTGGGTGAATTGTTTCCAGGGATGGAGATTATTGAGGCTCATCCCTTCCATGTCACCCGCGACGCTGATATTGCGATCCAGGAACTGGAAGCCGACGATCTGCTCGAAACGATTGAGGAGTCGGTGCGCGCGCGGCGTTTTGGGGATGTGGTGCGTGTGAAGGTGAACCAGGGGATGCCCGATCAGTTGCTCGAGATTCTGGTCTCGAACCTGGAAGCGGATTGGAAGGACGTGTATCGCGTCGAGGACCCCATCAGCATGGTGCGGTTGAAGCATCTGCTCCAGATCGATCGCCGGGATTTGCGGGAGCGCTCCTTTATTCCTCGGATTCCGGCCTCGCTCGATCCGAAGCTGAACGAGGATTCGGACATTTTTTCCGTGATCCGGCGGGGAGACCTGCTCCTCCACCATCCCTTTGACTCGTTTGACCCGGTGGTAGAGTTTCTCCGCAAGGCGGCGCGTGATCCTGCGGTGCTCGCTATCAAGATGACGCTGTACCGTGTCGGGCCGAATTCGCCGGTGGTGGATTGTCTGCTCGAGGCGAACGAGAACGGCAAGCAGGTGGCGGTTCTGGTGGAGTTGAAGGCGCGCTTCGATGAGGAGTCGAATATCGAGTGGGCCCGCCGTCTCGAAGCGGAAGGCGTTCATGTCGTCTATGGCCTGCTGGGGCTCAAGATCCATTCGAAGGTCGCCCTGGTGGTGCGCAAAGAAGGGGACAAGATCCGGCGTTATACCCACTTTGGAACGGGGAATTACAATGTTGTCACCGCAGGGCTCTATACCGATCTCAGTCTGATGACGGCTTCGGAAGAACTGGGCGCGGATGCGACAGATCTCTTCAATCACCTCACGGGCTATTCGGCAAAGAAGCATTACCGCAAGCTCCTGGTGGCCCCAGTCGATTTACTGGAGCGGATGAAGTCCCTGATCCATCGCGAGATCGAGCACCAGCGTGCGGGTCGCGGGGGGCACATCATTTTTAAGATGAACTCCCTGGCGCACCAGGAGATCATCGCGCTTCTCTACGAAGCCTCCCAGGCAGGTGTGAAGATTGAGTTGATCATCCGCGGGGCCTGTTCGCTTCGCCCTGGAGTGCCGGGGGTCAGTGAGAATATCAGTGTCCGTTCCATTGTCGGCCGCTTTCTGGAGCATTCGCGGATCTACTGGTTCCGCAACGGCGGCGAGGCGGACTGCTACTTGGGAAGCGCCGATATGATGCCGCGCAATCTGCATCGGCGAGTCGAGATTCTGGTCCCGATTACGGACCGTAAGCTGGGCAAGCAGATTCGCGAGGACATTCTGGAGTTGTACCTGCGCGATGAAGCAAAGGTCAGGATCATGCAACGGGATGGGTCTTATCTGCGTAGCCCAAAACGAAACGATCCGGCGGCGGTGAATTCCCAGGCCCGATTCCTGGCGCGTTGA
- a CDS encoding M20/M25/M40 family metallo-hydrolase produces the protein MNRCLLLLVFSLPLCGQVSSKGIHPQVKKIIDAVSEERIAKILRKLESFGSRNTNYDLDSPDRGNVAARTWISKEFQSYSPKLQVHFDTHRISKQGRIVKDLDLVNVVAVLPGTTQKEHEILISGHYDSLQIVRKQNVPAGQDAVDWVASAEQAHAPGVSDDASGVALVMELARIMSAYEWPKTLVFVAFAGEEQGLFGSRAYAKDAHEARRKLAGIFNNDIIGNDLSGDGRRITDLVNVYSGDPMDSSSRALARYVREVAERYDPAMKANPVFRGDRFSRGGDHTPFHDLGYPAIRFTTPVENYANQHSATDTFENASPSYTARVTRVNGAAVASLALAPAAPEVMRTNASGVVTGPNLTRGKGYDAAMKWVPASDPDEIAGYSIAVRSTTAPFWEREVYVGKVTEYLMPGLSIDDIVLGVRAIGKNGVESPISAYTLVQRNFNSPAPSN, from the coding sequence ATGAATCGCTGCCTGCTGCTTCTCGTCTTCTCCCTGCCACTTTGCGGACAGGTCTCCTCCAAGGGAATCCATCCCCAAGTCAAAAAAATCATTGATGCCGTATCCGAGGAACGGATTGCCAAGATTCTCAGAAAGCTGGAGAGCTTCGGTTCACGCAATACGAATTACGATCTCGATTCCCCCGATCGAGGCAATGTCGCGGCGCGTACCTGGATCTCGAAAGAGTTTCAATCCTACTCTCCAAAGCTCCAGGTCCATTTCGATACTCATCGCATCTCCAAGCAAGGCCGCATCGTCAAGGATCTCGATCTCGTCAATGTGGTTGCGGTTCTGCCGGGCACGACACAGAAAGAGCATGAGATCCTCATCAGCGGACACTATGACTCGCTGCAGATCGTCCGCAAGCAGAATGTGCCTGCGGGCCAGGATGCGGTGGACTGGGTTGCCTCCGCGGAGCAGGCGCATGCTCCCGGGGTGAGCGATGATGCCAGCGGCGTCGCACTGGTGATGGAACTGGCCCGCATCATGAGCGCCTACGAATGGCCAAAGACTCTTGTTTTTGTTGCCTTCGCGGGCGAGGAGCAAGGGCTCTTTGGCAGCCGGGCCTATGCCAAGGACGCCCACGAGGCCCGGCGCAAGCTTGCCGGGATCTTCAACAACGACATCATTGGTAACGACCTGTCTGGCGACGGCCGCCGCATCACTGATCTGGTCAACGTCTACTCGGGCGACCCGATGGATTCTTCCTCCCGTGCCCTGGCCCGCTATGTCCGAGAGGTGGCCGAGCGCTATGATCCGGCGATGAAGGCGAATCCTGTCTTTCGTGGGGATCGCTTCAGCCGCGGTGGCGATCACACGCCTTTCCACGATTTGGGATATCCGGCCATCCGCTTCACCACGCCGGTGGAGAACTACGCAAACCAGCACTCGGCCACTGATACCTTTGAGAATGCGTCGCCGTCCTATACCGCTCGGGTCACTCGCGTGAACGGAGCGGCGGTGGCCAGTCTGGCGCTTGCTCCAGCAGCGCCCGAGGTGATGCGAACTAATGCGAGCGGCGTTGTGACCGGCCCGAATCTCACCCGGGGCAAGGGCTATGATGCTGCGATGAAGTGGGTGCCGGCTTCGGACCCCGACGAGATTGCGGGGTATAGCATCGCTGTCCGTTCGACGACCGCGCCATTCTGGGAACGGGAGGTCTATGTCGGAAAGGTGACGGAGTATCTCATGCCAGGGCTTTCGATTGACGATATTGTCCTGGGAGTCCGGGCTATCGGCAAGAACGGGGTCGAAAGTCCGATCTCTGCGTATACTTTGGTGCAACGCAACTTTAACAGTCCGGCGCCGTCCAATTGA
- a CDS encoding TonB-dependent receptor translates to MTRSTILLAFASLTLFLASPSHAQTLYGSLLGDITDSTGAVIAGAKVTISDRENGYTRDTLSEGNGRYSFQNVNAGTYDIKIVAPGFQGLTRSGIVISINNIARVDVSLKIGEVSDQITVEASTAQLQTDKSDVHSEIGAKEVTNMPLPRYRNYQSLINLVPGSTPGRFQNSAGSTPGRSLTTSVNGVNRNNNVTKLDGAVTTNIWLPHHTAYVAPAETIETVNISTNSFDAEQGMAGGAATTVVTKSGTNSLHGSAFAFHENSAWGARNVFFKSPKLPKSLVSIGGGTIGGPIIKNKLFFFGSFEGTRERLNRSKLLTVPTAEQRAGNFMASPTVIYDPATGNVATGAGRTPFPNNIIPANRQSRVTQQLYGMLPTANLPGIANNFFATGPQNLTRDNYDMKVNWNRSAAHTMFFKYAAMDALVIGRSAFGDAGGPCSCDSGVGDASQLVQLATIGQTYTITPTFLYDMTIGWTRTGADSIPTGYGKNVGLDVLKIPGTNGASPRESGVPNFQIANYTDLGLPETWNPYFYNDTTYTMTQNFSMIKGNHDMRFGFEGVRHWLNHWQPELGAGPRGRFNFAQATTGVPGSATSQFNSQASFYLGLPNSVSKSLQWSKMTSFNYQLGFFFRDRWQVSKKLTVNLGLRYELYPLATRSGYGGIEQWDEKTNLVQLGGRGSNPADLGISTSKKLFAPRAGFAYRLDDNTVIRSGYGLTYNPMPFARPLRGFYPLTVAQEFVSPNAYIPYGTTEAGIPAFTGPDLSQSAVTLPPTAQMRTISGNAVTRGYVQSWNFFLERKLPSSVLFSIGYVGTNTIRSFIDWDANAAAPGGGNTGRPFYAAYGRTATTWYWNGQANTNYNGLQMSATRNAGKGLVLKAAYTWSKAFNVSDDDGWAQYLFNTPSQLPRNRALSGYDTPHNLQLAAVYDLPFGQSGAGGKIISNVIKGWQMNSIFGAYSGRPFTVTADGGGLNAPGNTQTAEQVKSQVVRNGGTGEFYDRSAFAGVTTARFGSMGRNALRGPGVVNVDLGLFRNIKLSERFLLQFRAEAFNLTNTPHFNNPSSNVNAGDFMQITSALDDQRSMRFGLRLQF, encoded by the coding sequence TCGTTGCGCCGGGCTTCCAAGGTTTGACTCGCTCGGGCATTGTGATCTCCATTAACAATATTGCTCGTGTCGATGTCAGCTTGAAGATCGGTGAAGTTTCCGACCAGATCACGGTAGAAGCTTCCACGGCTCAACTCCAGACCGACAAGTCGGACGTCCACTCTGAGATCGGCGCCAAAGAAGTCACCAACATGCCTTTGCCGCGCTATCGCAACTACCAGAGCCTGATCAATCTGGTGCCCGGCTCGACTCCCGGCCGTTTCCAGAATTCTGCCGGCTCAACGCCTGGCCGTTCGCTCACCACGAGCGTCAATGGTGTCAACCGGAACAATAACGTCACCAAGCTCGACGGCGCCGTTACAACCAACATCTGGCTCCCCCACCACACTGCCTACGTGGCTCCGGCTGAAACGATCGAGACCGTCAACATCTCGACCAACAGCTTCGATGCCGAACAGGGCATGGCTGGTGGCGCGGCCACCACGGTGGTGACCAAGTCCGGCACCAACTCGCTCCATGGCAGCGCCTTTGCGTTCCACGAGAACAGCGCCTGGGGCGCCCGCAACGTATTCTTCAAGAGTCCCAAGCTCCCCAAGAGCCTCGTCAGCATTGGCGGCGGCACCATTGGCGGTCCGATCATCAAGAACAAGCTGTTCTTCTTTGGCAGCTTTGAAGGTACCCGCGAACGCCTGAATCGCAGCAAGCTGCTGACGGTTCCGACGGCGGAGCAGCGCGCTGGAAACTTCATGGCTTCACCGACCGTGATCTATGATCCTGCAACTGGAAATGTTGCGACCGGAGCTGGCCGCACACCGTTTCCGAACAACATCATTCCTGCCAACCGTCAGAGCCGTGTGACGCAGCAATTGTATGGCATGCTTCCCACGGCAAATCTGCCCGGAATCGCGAACAATTTCTTTGCTACCGGCCCGCAGAACCTCACGCGTGACAACTACGACATGAAGGTGAACTGGAACCGCTCTGCGGCTCACACGATGTTCTTCAAGTACGCCGCGATGGACGCCCTCGTCATCGGCCGTTCGGCCTTTGGTGACGCTGGTGGTCCTTGCAGTTGCGATTCTGGCGTTGGCGATGCTTCCCAGCTCGTACAGTTGGCCACGATCGGCCAGACCTACACGATCACGCCGACCTTCCTCTATGACATGACCATCGGCTGGACCCGCACGGGTGCAGATTCGATCCCGACCGGTTATGGAAAGAACGTCGGTCTTGACGTCCTGAAGATTCCTGGCACCAACGGCGCCAGCCCTCGCGAGAGCGGTGTCCCGAACTTCCAGATTGCCAACTACACCGATCTGGGACTGCCGGAAACCTGGAACCCCTATTTCTACAACGACACCACCTACACCATGACCCAGAACTTCAGCATGATCAAGGGCAACCATGACATGCGCTTTGGTTTTGAAGGGGTTCGCCACTGGCTCAACCATTGGCAGCCGGAACTCGGCGCCGGTCCGCGCGGACGCTTCAACTTCGCGCAGGCCACCACCGGAGTCCCTGGCAGTGCGACCAGCCAGTTCAATTCGCAGGCTTCGTTCTATCTCGGCCTTCCGAACAGCGTCAGCAAGTCGCTGCAGTGGTCGAAGATGACGAGCTTTAACTACCAGCTCGGCTTCTTCTTCCGCGATCGTTGGCAGGTATCGAAGAAGCTGACCGTGAACCTCGGTCTGCGCTACGAACTCTACCCGCTCGCCACCCGTTCCGGTTACGGCGGCATCGAACAGTGGGATGAGAAGACGAATCTTGTGCAGCTCGGTGGCCGCGGCAGCAATCCTGCCGATCTCGGCATCAGCACCAGCAAGAAGCTCTTTGCTCCCCGCGCTGGCTTTGCCTATCGTCTCGACGACAACACGGTCATCCGCAGCGGCTATGGTCTCACCTACAACCCGATGCCGTTTGCCCGTCCGTTGCGCGGCTTCTATCCGCTGACGGTAGCGCAGGAGTTCGTCTCCCCCAACGCTTACATCCCCTACGGCACCACGGAAGCCGGCATTCCCGCCTTCACCGGTCCCGATCTCAGCCAGTCGGCTGTCACCCTGCCGCCCACCGCTCAGATGCGCACCATCAGTGGCAACGCTGTTACCCGCGGTTATGTCCAGAGCTGGAACTTCTTCCTCGAGCGCAAGCTGCCCTCCTCGGTTCTCTTCTCGATCGGCTATGTTGGCACCAACACCATCCGTAGCTTTATCGATTGGGACGCCAATGCGGCTGCTCCTGGCGGCGGCAACACCGGCCGTCCGTTCTACGCTGCTTATGGCCGCACCGCTACCACCTGGTATTGGAATGGTCAGGCGAACACGAACTACAACGGTCTCCAGATGTCCGCCACCCGCAATGCCGGTAAGGGCCTTGTCCTGAAGGCCGCCTACACCTGGTCCAAAGCCTTCAACGTCAGTGACGACGACGGCTGGGCGCAGTACCTCTTCAACACGCCGAGCCAGTTGCCGCGCAACCGCGCGCTCTCTGGCTACGACACGCCTCACAATCTCCAACTTGCCGCTGTGTATGACCTGCCCTTCGGCCAGTCTGGCGCTGGTGGCAAGATCATCTCAAACGTGATCAAGGGCTGGCAGATGAACAGCATCTTTGGCGCCTATTCCGGCCGCCCCTTCACCGTCACCGCCGATGGTGGTGGTCTGAATGCTCCGGGTAACACCCAGACTGCCGAGCAGGTGAAGTCGCAGGTTGTCAGGAACGGTGGCACCGGTGAGTTCTATGACCGCTCTGCTTTCGCCGGTGTGACAACCGCTCGCTTTGGTTCCATGGGCCGCAATGCGCTCCGTGGTCCCGGTGTTGTGAACGTCGACCTCGGCCTGTTTCGCAACATCAAGTTGAGCGAACGCTTCCTCCTGCAGTTCCGTGCGGAAGCCTTCAACCTCACCAACACGCCTCACTTCAACAACCCGAGCTCGAACGTCAACGCCGGTGATTTCATGCAGATCACCAGCGCCCTCGATGACCAGCGCTCGATGCGGTTCGGTTTGCGTTTGCAGTTCTAA